One window of Nitrospira sp. genomic DNA carries:
- a CDS encoding amylo-alpha-1,6-glucosidase, whose product MNDVIRLKDQYYILASSSLADGRTEVLKQGETFAVFDRYGDFHQVLPGPQGLYHEGTRFLSRFELSLGTQRPMLLSAVVKEDNALIRIDLTNPDLMDGQRQVPRGTLHLCRTRFLWQGTCYERIRVQNYGDRKFPLLLTMAMDTDFADLFEARGHQRPRRGRRLNPIRSKTGLVLGYKGLDETLRRTSVRCSPAPKRVTPDGLRIEANIPPHAGMTWEISISCEIKQLRNRVFLSYDRAQLDADRALQRAKASDAHVYTSNEQFNHWLNRSIADLHMLISETPQGLYPYAGVPWFSVPFGRDGIITALQMLWVNPALARGVLGFLASTQATEIRPEQDAEVGKILHETRQGEMAALGEIPFGRYYGSVDATPLFIVLAGAYYERSGDRRFLTTLWPHIRLALQWIDQYGDPTGMGFTTYARRTDKGLVHQGWKDSHDAIFHADGTSAEGPIALCEVQAYVYRAKRTAADLARLLGELDHADRLLKEADSLRDRFERAFWCQEMDSYALALDGQGRPCRVHASNAGHCLYGGIAGEERGARTARALLSEEFFSGWGIRTIATSEARYNPMSYHNGSVWPHDNAIIAAGMAAYGYKQGAMKVLTGIFDASLFLELHRLPELFCGFSRRPGESPTLYPTACSPQAWAAGSGFLLLQACLGLRIDTPHRLVSFVRPVLPPFLERVEIRNLSVGTARLDLVLDRHEDEVALRVAHRTGEVEVVITI is encoded by the coding sequence ATGAACGATGTGATCCGATTGAAAGATCAATATTACATCCTGGCCTCATCATCATTGGCCGATGGCCGCACGGAAGTGTTGAAGCAGGGTGAGACCTTCGCAGTGTTCGATCGGTACGGTGACTTTCATCAGGTTCTCCCTGGACCGCAAGGTCTCTATCATGAGGGGACGCGCTTCCTATCGCGATTCGAGCTTTCGCTCGGGACGCAGCGTCCCATGTTGCTCAGCGCTGTGGTGAAAGAAGACAATGCGCTCATTCGGATTGATCTGACGAACCCAGACCTGATGGACGGACAACGGCAGGTACCGCGAGGCACGCTCCATCTATGCCGCACCCGGTTTCTCTGGCAAGGGACCTGTTACGAGCGCATCCGAGTTCAGAATTACGGAGATAGGAAATTTCCCCTCTTGCTCACGATGGCAATGGATACGGATTTCGCCGACCTCTTCGAAGCGAGAGGCCATCAGCGGCCTCGTCGCGGACGGCGGCTCAACCCCATTCGATCGAAGACAGGACTGGTGCTTGGGTACAAAGGACTCGATGAGACCCTCCGTCGGACCTCTGTCCGGTGCTCTCCAGCGCCGAAACGGGTGACGCCCGATGGATTGAGGATCGAGGCGAACATCCCTCCGCACGCCGGCATGACGTGGGAGATCTCGATTTCCTGTGAAATCAAACAACTGCGGAACCGGGTGTTTCTCTCCTACGACCGAGCCCAACTTGATGCCGATCGCGCGTTACAGAGAGCCAAAGCCTCCGATGCCCACGTCTACACGTCGAATGAACAGTTCAATCACTGGTTGAACCGGTCGATCGCCGATCTTCACATGTTGATCTCGGAGACGCCGCAAGGACTCTATCCCTATGCCGGTGTACCGTGGTTCAGTGTCCCGTTCGGACGAGACGGTATTATTACGGCGTTGCAGATGCTGTGGGTGAATCCTGCTCTCGCACGAGGAGTGTTGGGCTTTCTGGCCTCGACTCAGGCCACGGAGATTCGGCCGGAACAGGATGCAGAGGTCGGGAAGATTTTGCATGAGACGCGTCAGGGGGAAATGGCGGCACTCGGGGAAATTCCATTCGGCAGATACTACGGGAGTGTCGACGCCACGCCGTTGTTCATCGTCCTGGCTGGCGCGTACTACGAACGGAGCGGCGATCGCCGGTTTCTCACGACGCTGTGGCCGCATATTCGCCTGGCGCTGCAGTGGATCGATCAGTATGGCGATCCAACCGGCATGGGTTTCACGACCTACGCCCGACGGACCGACAAGGGGCTGGTGCACCAAGGATGGAAAGACTCTCATGACGCCATTTTCCACGCCGACGGGACCAGTGCTGAGGGGCCGATTGCCCTGTGTGAGGTCCAGGCTTACGTGTATCGAGCCAAACGAACGGCGGCGGACTTGGCTCGGCTTCTGGGGGAGCTCGATCATGCCGATCGATTGCTGAAAGAAGCGGACTCACTTCGAGATCGATTTGAGCGGGCGTTCTGGTGCCAGGAGATGGACTCCTATGCCCTTGCTTTGGACGGGCAGGGACGGCCCTGCCGTGTGCATGCCTCGAATGCGGGTCATTGCCTCTATGGCGGCATTGCCGGGGAAGAACGTGGGGCACGCACAGCACGCGCACTGTTGAGCGAGGAGTTTTTCAGTGGATGGGGCATCCGCACGATCGCGACCTCGGAGGCGCGGTACAACCCGATGTCCTACCATAACGGGTCGGTGTGGCCTCACGACAACGCCATCATCGCGGCCGGCATGGCGGCTTACGGCTATAAGCAAGGAGCGATGAAGGTCTTGACTGGCATCTTCGATGCCAGCCTCTTTCTCGAACTCCATCGGCTGCCGGAATTGTTCTGCGGCTTCTCTCGACGGCCTGGGGAAAGCCCCACGCTCTATCCGACGGCCTGTTCTCCGCAAGCCTGGGCGGCCGGTTCCGGCTTCCTGCTGCTTCAAGCTTGTCTGGGCTTACGAATCGACACACCTCATCGCCTGGTGAGTTTCGTCCGTCCTGTGTTGCCGCCGTTTCTTGAGCGAGTCGAGATTCGGAACCTCTCCGTCGGAACCGCGCGTCTCGACCTCGTGCTTGATCGTCATGAGGACGAAGTCGCCTTGAGAGTGGCCCACCGCACCGGCGAAGTGGAAGTCGTCATCACGATATAG
- a CDS encoding MFS transporter — MQGRSGRLPYSAPVVENADKIAVQDRPLLLTRDFGLVWSGQLISQIGDGVSKLALLWFVYAVTGSPLKTSVIGLLQTIPPIVLGPIIGVYVDRLPKKLLLITSDVLRAVLIGLIPCLIPVESFTVSVLYALVLLHAIATAVFGPALTAAIPGFVPKTQFTAANALLQSTTSLGIVFGPALSGLGIAAYGSQEVLCLNAATYLISAACLILVRFAKPVASSPSPVSTPTMLQDLIEGFRYGVVTQPRLLLLTGTAILYTFGTSALTALFPVFARKMLGLGPVEVGYLWSALGVGLLLTSIGLLWVTDWMVKDRMRLIMGASVLSGAALCALTLTLDPYLAGVFMGIVGCGMGAFTPIAWGIIQELTPSQMIGRVLGLYGTGAMTAAIGGISAFGWITEQLGPETGLLGIALVLLITALAATRMSRARAGA; from the coding sequence ATGCAAGGCCGCTCCGGCCGCTTGCCTTACTCTGCCCCCGTGGTGGAGAACGCAGACAAAATCGCCGTCCAGGATCGTCCGCTGCTCCTGACTCGCGATTTTGGACTTGTCTGGTCCGGGCAACTTATCTCGCAGATAGGCGACGGTGTCTCCAAGCTGGCGCTTCTGTGGTTTGTCTATGCCGTCACCGGATCCCCGCTCAAGACGTCTGTGATCGGTCTGCTACAGACGATCCCCCCGATCGTGCTGGGTCCGATCATCGGTGTGTATGTCGATCGACTCCCGAAGAAACTCCTGCTGATCACCAGCGATGTGCTACGCGCAGTATTGATTGGGTTGATTCCGTGCCTGATCCCCGTGGAATCCTTTACGGTATCTGTCCTCTACGCGTTGGTCCTCCTACACGCGATCGCCACGGCGGTGTTCGGCCCGGCTCTCACTGCCGCCATCCCTGGGTTTGTCCCCAAAACGCAGTTCACGGCCGCCAACGCGCTCCTCCAAAGCACGACCAGCCTTGGCATTGTTTTTGGTCCGGCGCTGAGCGGCTTAGGCATTGCCGCCTACGGGTCACAAGAAGTTTTATGCCTCAACGCGGCGACCTACTTGATATCGGCTGCGTGCCTGATACTGGTCCGTTTTGCCAAACCTGTCGCAAGTTCCCCGTCACCCGTTTCTACCCCGACCATGCTGCAGGATCTGATCGAAGGATTTCGTTATGGCGTCGTTACCCAGCCGAGGCTGTTACTCTTGACCGGTACCGCAATCCTCTATACCTTCGGCACGAGTGCGTTGACCGCGCTCTTCCCGGTGTTCGCCCGGAAAATGCTTGGATTGGGTCCGGTCGAGGTCGGCTATTTATGGTCGGCGCTCGGCGTCGGATTGCTATTGACGTCAATCGGGCTTTTGTGGGTAACGGACTGGATGGTCAAGGATCGGATGCGCCTGATTATGGGCGCCAGTGTGTTAAGCGGCGCCGCCCTCTGTGCATTGACGCTGACACTCGACCCATACCTCGCCGGTGTCTTCATGGGAATAGTCGGTTGCGGTATGGGTGCATTTACTCCGATAGCCTGGGGTATTATCCAAGAACTTACGCCGAGTCAGATGATCGGACGGGTGTTGGGACTCTATGGGACCGGTGCCATGACTGCAGCCATTGGGGGAATCTCGGCTTTCGGATGGATCACGGAGCAATTGGGACCTGAAACAGGCTTGCTCGGGATCGCTCTTGTGCTGTTGATCACAGCGTTGGCTGCCACACGGATGAGTCGAGCAAGGGCCGGAGCATAA
- a CDS encoding BON domain-containing protein has product MTKSPRALIILSMSLFLLELISVGSASAEPQEKEGVPEKAVPRLPQAPAASEGQPTPHKPSGETKPQSQPSPPAKSDSADHKEGAPEKPVPRLPQAPAASEGQPTPHKPSGETKPQSQPSPPAKSDLPPVEAESKEREPVVKKSLGSLILSVKLALMGDSRLFHYEIEVEDDQQTVTLTGRVSTEAEKTTATEIAQAVSGVKTVVNKLAVEKDLAKTLLKKQDEILTTLIKERFSKSATLKAANFEVKTEDGVVQLNGTVRFQVIVLEAAEAARQVPGVRAVNTERIRLEGES; this is encoded by the coding sequence ATGACCAAGTCGCCACGAGCGCTGATTATACTGAGTATGAGTCTTTTCTTGCTGGAACTGATAAGTGTTGGTTCGGCGTCGGCGGAGCCACAAGAAAAGGAGGGTGTGCCGGAGAAGGCTGTGCCGCGCCTCCCACAGGCCCCAGCCGCTTCCGAGGGGCAGCCAACGCCGCACAAACCATCAGGCGAAACGAAGCCGCAGTCCCAACCCAGTCCTCCCGCCAAGTCGGACTCAGCCGATCACAAAGAAGGGGCACCGGAGAAGCCTGTGCCACGTCTCCCACAGGCCCCAGCCGCTTCCGAGGGGCAGCCAACGCCGCACAAACCATCAGGCGAAACGAAGCCGCAGTCCCAACCCAGTCCTCCCGCCAAGTCGGACTTACCACCGGTTGAGGCTGAGAGCAAGGAGAGGGAACCTGTCGTCAAGAAGTCCCTGGGTTCACTGATTTTGTCGGTCAAGCTTGCACTGATGGGGGATTCACGGCTTTTCCACTACGAGATTGAAGTTGAAGACGATCAGCAAACCGTGACCCTGACAGGACGTGTCTCGACCGAAGCAGAGAAAACAACGGCGACAGAGATCGCGCAAGCCGTCTCAGGCGTCAAAACCGTGGTTAACAAGCTTGCCGTCGAGAAAGACCTCGCGAAAACGCTGTTGAAGAAGCAGGATGAAATCCTCACCACCTTGATCAAAGAACGTTTCTCCAAAAGCGCGACCTTAAAAGCCGCCAACTTCGAGGTGAAGACTGAGGACGGTGTCGTCCAGCTCAACGGAACGGTGCGTTTCCAGGTCATCGTCCTGGAAGCGGCGGAGGCTGCTCGTCAAGTGCCGGGCGTCCGTGCCGTGAACACTGAGCGGATACGGCTGGAGGGCGAGAGCTGA
- a CDS encoding MFS transporter, producing MSEISARLEETSSTPSRARGWEMVKARDFGFLFAGQTISQIGDSLNKVALLWFVYDLTGSALKMTMVGLLQTLPPLLFGPLIGVYLDRVRKKPVMIGVDLLRTLMVLLIPLLYAMGALTLDRLYFLVFATAIFSTVFGPALTSAVPLIVPKERLIAANALMQTTTNVGLLVGPAVSGLGIALIGAHNVLYVNAVTFFISALCLFPIRMHETLDSRPTASKGLTEGITADLLAGFRFVFVEQKTVLLLMLTATLYSVGISAFIFLLPVFAKDVLGVGPIQLGWLWSALGVGMLLASLSLTSITQGDVSWRLRFMSGALAVGGLAIAALGFLEAPVVAGALIAVIGGSTAMFTPLVWTMLQELTPAHLLGRVFTSFATGGMASSMAGMAGFGWAADTIGPAASLGGISFILLMTAATAWLFSFYKSHQGSLVVSTPGSFAS from the coding sequence ATGTCTGAAATATCTGCTCGTTTGGAAGAGACTAGTTCCACTCCGAGCCGTGCCCGAGGCTGGGAGATGGTCAAAGCCAGAGACTTCGGTTTTTTGTTCGCTGGCCAGACGATCTCTCAGATCGGTGACAGCCTCAATAAGGTGGCGTTGCTTTGGTTTGTGTATGATCTGACCGGGTCGGCGCTCAAGATGACAATGGTCGGACTGCTTCAAACCCTGCCGCCCTTGCTGTTTGGGCCGCTGATCGGTGTCTATCTGGATCGTGTTCGAAAGAAGCCGGTGATGATCGGTGTCGATCTGCTTCGGACCTTGATGGTTCTCCTGATCCCGTTGCTCTATGCCATGGGGGCCTTGACTCTCGACCGGCTCTACTTCCTCGTGTTTGCCACCGCAATCTTTTCCACTGTCTTCGGGCCGGCCTTGACCTCCGCGGTTCCTCTCATTGTGCCCAAGGAGCGGCTTATCGCTGCCAATGCGCTCATGCAGACGACGACCAATGTTGGGCTTCTTGTGGGTCCTGCCGTCAGTGGCCTCGGCATCGCGCTCATCGGAGCCCACAATGTGCTCTACGTCAACGCAGTCACGTTTTTCATCTCTGCCCTGTGCTTGTTCCCCATTCGGATGCATGAAACTCTCGACTCCCGGCCCACGGCGAGTAAAGGATTGACGGAAGGCATCACAGCCGACTTGCTGGCGGGTTTTCGCTTCGTTTTCGTCGAGCAGAAGACGGTTCTTCTCCTCATGTTGACGGCAACTCTCTATAGTGTCGGCATCAGTGCCTTCATTTTTCTGCTGCCGGTCTTTGCGAAAGACGTGCTTGGGGTGGGCCCGATTCAGCTCGGGTGGCTATGGTCGGCACTCGGAGTCGGGATGCTGCTCGCCTCCCTTAGCCTGACATCGATCACGCAAGGAGACGTGTCTTGGCGTTTGCGGTTCATGTCCGGCGCCTTGGCCGTCGGAGGTCTTGCCATCGCGGCGCTCGGTTTCCTCGAAGCTCCTGTTGTTGCCGGCGCCCTGATCGCGGTGATCGGAGGTAGCACCGCCATGTTTACTCCGTTGGTCTGGACGATGCTCCAAGAATTGACGCCGGCACATCTCCTAGGCCGAGTCTTTACGAGCTTCGCCACGGGAGGAATGGCGTCATCCATGGCCGGCATGGCGGGTTTCGGATGGGCTGCCGATACGATCGGTCCGGCCGCCAGCCTAGGAGGAATCAGCTTCATTCTTCTCATGACGGCAGCTACCGCATGGTTGTTCAGCTTTTACAAGTCGCACCAAGGGAGCTTGGTCGTTTCTACACCCGGCTCCTTTGCCTCCTAA
- a CDS encoding glycosyltransferase family 4 protein, translating to MRIAQVAPLWESVPPKLYGGTERIVSYITEELVALGHDVTLFASGDSETTARLEAICPQALRLNTGIFNRDAPLMMLQERGLGAARGFDIIHSHLDFIGFPLARRNSIPVVTTLHGRQDLPELEPVFREFSEMPLVSISDAQRKPLPWANWAGTVHHGLPRNLYRFHPKHQGYLAYLGRISPEKRPDQAIEIAKRTGLPLRIAAKVDPADQTYFEAEIEPLLNHPLIEFLGEISDAEKDEFLGNAMALVCPYDWPEPFGLVLIEALACGTPVLAYRRGSIPEILDHGVTGFICETVAELVDAVGQIPLIDRRRCRAAFDERFTADRMARDYVALYERLLENGAVRAAQAFASEEDEIFGRGRHV from the coding sequence ATGAGAATCGCACAAGTGGCCCCGCTGTGGGAGAGCGTCCCGCCCAAACTCTACGGGGGAACCGAACGAATCGTTTCCTACATCACGGAGGAGTTGGTTGCCCTGGGGCATGACGTCACGCTGTTTGCGAGCGGTGATTCAGAGACGACCGCGCGGCTTGAAGCAATCTGCCCACAAGCACTCCGCTTGAATACCGGTATCTTCAACCGGGACGCTCCGTTGATGATGCTTCAGGAACGGGGCCTCGGAGCGGCGAGGGGCTTCGATATTATTCATTCACACCTGGATTTCATCGGATTCCCGCTGGCACGGAGGAATAGCATCCCGGTGGTGACCACCCTACACGGACGTCAGGATCTTCCGGAATTGGAGCCGGTCTTCCGTGAATTTTCTGAAATGCCGTTGGTGTCCATTTCGGACGCCCAACGTAAACCGTTGCCTTGGGCCAACTGGGCTGGGACTGTCCACCATGGTCTTCCTCGCAATCTCTACAGGTTCCATCCAAAGCATCAAGGTTATCTGGCCTACCTGGGACGCATCTCCCCTGAAAAACGTCCGGACCAAGCGATTGAAATCGCTAAACGCACTGGCCTCCCCCTGCGGATTGCGGCAAAAGTCGATCCTGCCGACCAGACCTATTTCGAAGCCGAAATCGAACCATTGCTCAACCATCCGTTGATTGAGTTCCTCGGCGAGATCTCCGATGCCGAGAAGGATGAGTTTCTCGGCAATGCGATGGCCTTGGTATGCCCTTACGATTGGCCGGAGCCCTTCGGGTTGGTGTTGATCGAAGCCCTGGCATGCGGAACCCCGGTGCTAGCCTACCGACGTGGATCGATTCCTGAAATCCTCGATCACGGTGTCACCGGCTTTATTTGCGAGACTGTAGCCGAACTGGTGGATGCAGTCGGACAGATTCCACTCATTGATCGGCGACGCTGTCGGGCAGCCTTTGACGAACGGTTTACCGCGGATCGGATGGCACGCGACTATGTGGCGCTGTATGAACGTCTGCTTGAGAATGGAGCCGTTCGAGCCGCACAGGCCTTCGCTTCCGAGGAGGATGAAATTTTTGGGCGAGGCCGGCATGTCTGA